In Pseudophryne corroboree isolate aPseCor3 chromosome 7, aPseCor3.hap2, whole genome shotgun sequence, a single window of DNA contains:
- the LOC134945760 gene encoding leukosialin-like, with product MECDLLKWTMLLLPLVCTTAMNTAEPDKLLIDGTTYMGDLTSSPRVAALLDGGTNVTSATKLIFSETPKALSSKNETAYKPVGIVASRGPFTDEPSTTSQTSLAATASQMADEDPLKKSQATPANVHASTKASTVPSTILSAITPSAASSNVPSTNHDAANTTTDQNIPAEHVTTSDYRPIITTIFIEETTAIKVDTTDKTSKAPKNMSLPVLIVVIIIILVLLFLTMIILLIRKKRRSGSQTFNTNSRKNNRKDVWAGQVPELEDGKAVHNEVTMENGKSGKQQEAGHEMTTFVSGEKKADSVVENDELLPGGGTEEKGTDKLGKEDSEEEKRPLLEGSSEGAQETEVSEFEDQFSVPSMEQELL from the coding sequence ATGGAATGTGACCTTCTGAAATGGACAATGCTCCTCTTGCCTCTAGTATGTACAACAGCCATGAACACAGCAGAACCTGACAAATTGCTCATTGATGGAACCACCTACATGGGAGACTTAACTTCCTCACCCAGGGTAGCTGCATTGCTTGATGGTGGAACTAATGTGACCTCAGCTACTAAATTGATTTTCTCAGAAACCCCAAAGGCTCTCTCCTCCAAAAATGAGACTGCATACAAGCCTGTTGGCATTGTGGCATCGAGGGGTCCTTTTACTGATGAACCCTCCACAACATCCCAGACAAGCCTAGCCGCCACGGCATCCCAGATGGCAGATGAAGACCCGCTCAAGAAATCCCAAGCTACACCAGCCAACGTCCATGCTTCGACTAAAGCATCAACTGTACCTTCAACCATACTTTCAGCCATAACACCTTCAGCCGCATCTTCAAACGTTCCTTCAACCAACCACGATGCAGCTAATACAACTACAGATCAAAATATCCCTGCTGAACATGTAACTACTTCTGATTATCGCCCTATAATtacaacaatttttattgaagaGACAACTGCAATAAAGGTGGATACTACAGATAAGACATCCAAAGCACCAAAGAACATGTCTTTGCCTGTTCTAATAGtggtaataataattattttagtcTTGCTGTTCCTCACCATGATAATCTTACTAATCAGGAAAAAGAGACGGAGTGGTTCCCAGACGTTTAATACAAATAGCAGAAAGAATAACCGAAAAGATGTGTGGGCAGGTCAGGTGCCCGAGCTGGAAGACGGGAAGGctgttcacaatgaagtaaccatggAAAATGGGAAATCCGGGAAACAACAGGAGGCAGGACATGAAATGACCACGTTCGTCAGTGGAGAGAAGAAAGCGGATTCGGTGGTAGAGAATGATGAGCTGCTTCCTGGAGGAGGTACTGAAGAGAAGGGCACAGACAAACTGGGCAAAGAGGACTCGGAGGAGGAGAAGAGGCCTCTGCTAGAGGGGAGTTCAGAGGGCGCTCAAGAAACGGAGGTGTCTGAATTTGAAGACCAGTTCTCGGTTCCGTCTATGGAACAAGAGCTGTTGTGA